TTCTTCCGCCGTGCGCGGTTCCCATTCCGCCTCGAGTTTCATCTGCGGGACCCCGTCGTGGAAAAAATGCATTTCAAGCAAGGCAACGGTTTTGTCCTTGAACTTTGCGTGAAAAAACCCGCTGTCCGTGAACTTGCCGACGGCGGTGGATTCCACCGCATGCTTTTTGCAGAGCGCGTTGAACTTTTCAAGATTTTCCGGAATGATTGCAACCGTCATCCTTTCCTGCGACTCGGAAACAAGTATCTCCCACGGCTGCAAACCCGCGTATTTCAACGGCGCCCTGTCGAGCCAGATTTCACATCCGTTGGTCGCGCGCGCCATCTCGCCGATGGAACTGCTCAGTCCGCCCGCGCCATTGTCGGTAATGCTTTCAATAAGGCCGAGGTCGCGCGCCTCAAGAATGCAGTCAAGCATTTTTTTCTGCGTTATCGGGTCGCCAAGCTGGACCGCGGTAACCGGCGAACCCTCGTGCAGTTCCTCGGATGAAAATGTTGCGCCGTGGATTCCGTCTTTTCCAATGCGCCCGCCGACCATCAGCGCCAAAAATCCCGGTTCCGCGTTTTTTTCCACACTATTCCTTTTTCCGATTTTTTTCGGCGCAATCCCCGCGGTGCCGCAGTAAACCAACGGCTTTCCGCGAAATCGGTCGTCGAAAACAATGCAGCCGTTGACTGTCGGGATTCCGGACTTGTTTCCGCCGTGTTCGACTCCGCGCCTTACGCCCTCGAAAATGCGTTTCGGGTGCAGCATTTTGTCAGGAAGCGTTCCCGCGTAAAATGGCGAGGCAAAGCAAAAAACGTCGGTGTTGAAAATCGGCTTGAAGCCGATGCCCGTGCCGAGCGTGTCGCGATTGACGCCGACAATTCCGGTCAATGCGCCGCCGTACGGGTCGAGAGCGGAGGGCGAGTTATGCGTTTCAACCTTGAAGGCGATGTCATGCGATTTGTTGAACGAGATGACGCCCGCGTTGTCGTGGAAGACCGAGACCAGCCAGTTTCTTTCCTTTGAAACAGTTTCGGTTGCGGCGCGGATGTAAGACTTGAAAAGCGAATCGATTTTTCGCGTTTTGGCATTTTTGCCGTTTTTTTCAGCATAAGAAATTTGCGCGTTGAAAATCTTGTGCTTGCAGTGCTCGCTCCACGTCTGTGCGATTGCCTCAAGCTCGACGTCGGAGGGATTGCGGGAAAGCCCGTGCGTTTTCCTTTTCTCGCGCACGCCCGCGTCCAAAAAATATGCCTGCACGGATTTCATTTCATGCAAAGACAATGCCAGCAGGCGGCCGCGGGACATCTTTTCCAGTTCGGTGTCGGAAACGTTCAAATCGATTTCTTCCACTTTTGGCGTGTGCCTGTCGATGACGCGCGCGGATTGCGCGGAAACGCCTTTTTCAAAATCGAAATCTTTTGCGGAAAAGATTTCAAAGCGCTCGATGAGCCCGTTGGCAAGCAGGCCGGAAGCGATCTTTTTCACGTCTTTTTCATCCAGGCCGCCTTTGAGCAGGTACTGCATGCCGGTAAAGACGTTCTCGTCCTCGGCCAACGCCCTTTCAAGCGCATAGCCCACTGCCTCGCGCGCGGTCCTGCCGACGTTGTCCGTTACGCCCGGCCTGAAAGAAACCTCCACAAGCCAGTCGAAGCCGCCTTTCCTTGCCAGCGGCTTGTTTACCGAAAATTCCTGAATAACCGGGTCGATGAAAACCTTTTCCGCAAGAAATGCAAGGTCTTTTTGGGAAAAGTTTCCTTCA
The sequence above is drawn from the Candidatus Diapherotrites archaeon genome and encodes:
- the purL gene encoding phosphoribosylformylglycinamidine synthase subunit PurL — encoded protein: MLSRVEVGLKTGFCDPLGESVKKRVSSDLGLNAKSVKTIRVFTLEGNFSQKDLAFLAEKVFIDPVIQEFSVNKPLARKGGFDWLVEVSFRPGVTDNVGRTAREAVGYALERALAEDENVFTGMQYLLKGGLDEKDVKKIASGLLANGLIERFEIFSAKDFDFEKGVSAQSARVIDRHTPKVEEIDLNVSDTELEKMSRGRLLALSLHEMKSVQAYFLDAGVREKRKTHGLSRNPSDVELEAIAQTWSEHCKHKIFNAQISYAEKNGKNAKTRKIDSLFKSYIRAATETVSKERNWLVSVFHDNAGVISFNKSHDIAFKVETHNSPSALDPYGGALTGIVGVNRDTLGTGIGFKPIFNTDVFCFASPFYAGTLPDKMLHPKRIFEGVRRGVEHGGNKSGIPTVNGCIVFDDRFRGKPLVYCGTAGIAPKKIGKRNSVEKNAEPGFLALMVGGRIGKDGIHGATFSSEELHEGSPVTAVQLGDPITQKKMLDCILEARDLGLIESITDNGAGGLSSSIGEMARATNGCEIWLDRAPLKYAGLQPWEILVSESQERMTVAIIPENLEKFNALCKKHAVESTAVGKFTDSGFFHAKFKDKTVALLEMHFFHDGVPQMKLEAEWEPRTAEENVFAEPSDLGAELNALLARLNVCSKEFVVRQYDHEVQGSSIVKPLEGAENDGPSDAGVVKPLFDSFEGIVVSNGLCPRLSDADAYWMAANALDEAVRNAVATGANPEHIAVLDNFCWPDPVFDSQKNPDGKFKLGQLVRANKALYDLAVAYGTPFISGKDSMKNDYRIGGKKISIPPTVLVSAIAKIDDVRKAVTIDAKRAGDLVYVLGETKAELACSEYFDSKGFFGGEVPKVDAKKARKLYSALAKAIEKGLLASCHDISDGGLAVCLSETAFAGGLGIEADLRKLEFAGERRDDFALFSESPSRFVVTVAPENKSEFEKALSGNGISFVGLVLREKRLLITGFEGKAVIDEKIDVLKASWQKTLKW